The following are encoded in a window of Amycolatopsis lexingtonensis genomic DNA:
- a CDS encoding SH3 domain-containing protein produces MKRLNLRRIAGLGVIVAAVGGLAVGGALEASAAASGTVKTAGDPLNVRRAPTASATAVKTVANGATVAIDCQLTGSSVTGTYGTSTLWDYVPALGGYISDTYVYTGSDTRIAPDCGVGTGSAQCADACAGEGQYRSSDSHFLVYDTNADGYSAVVAYWLKGGAGPFYVWNSGGEGTKVDKAVSVPAGGWVFYKVCVANYTTGKPDLKSCSDGLTDFAA; encoded by the coding sequence ATGAAGCGTTTGAACCTCCGGCGTATCGCCGGACTCGGGGTGATCGTGGCGGCGGTCGGCGGGCTCGCGGTCGGTGGTGCGCTCGAGGCGTCCGCCGCGGCGAGCGGCACGGTGAAGACCGCGGGCGACCCGCTCAACGTCCGCCGGGCACCGACCGCGAGCGCCACGGCCGTGAAGACCGTGGCGAACGGCGCGACCGTGGCCATCGACTGCCAGCTCACCGGCTCCTCGGTGACCGGGACCTACGGCACCAGCACGCTCTGGGACTACGTGCCCGCGCTCGGCGGGTACATCTCGGACACCTACGTCTACACCGGTTCCGACACGCGGATCGCGCCGGACTGCGGGGTCGGCACGGGCAGCGCCCAGTGCGCCGACGCCTGCGCCGGCGAGGGGCAGTACCGCTCGTCCGACTCGCACTTCCTGGTCTACGACACGAACGCCGACGGCTACTCGGCCGTCGTCGCCTACTGGCTCAAGGGCGGCGCCGGGCCGTTCTACGTCTGGAACTCCGGTGGCGAGGGCACGAAGGTCGACAAGGCCGTGTCCGTCCCGGCCGGCGGCTGGGTCTTCTACAAGGTCTGCGTCGCCAACTACACGACCGGCAAGCCGGACCTGAAGTCCTGCAGCGACGGCCTCACCGACTTCGCGGCCTGA
- a CDS encoding AfsR/SARP family transcriptional regulator has translation MGELIGQVETTSLTIRVLGPLEVTAAGQVIALGGPKPRLLLAALALQPNVVVSTDVLVEVLWPESAPRSAAANIRTYVHSLRRRFAEIDPGLGERISSRASGYLLTASPDELDHLAFAALAAEAQEELDGDRAESALKLLDRADALWRGEVLEGLPHDHSWGATVARLAELRLSVQEQRLRARIGLGRCGEAVAELRGLVTEHPLREELWAQLIVALQAAGRTADAIEAYESAERVLREELGAQPGARLRELRATLVPESIAAPRPADVAPVCQLPLDLPDFTGRDDVIGEVTALMRERADSGAPAVIVLSGAPGVGKSAVAVRVAHAVREEFADGQLHVDLAGTSSSPRAPMGVLAELLHALGVPDAGLPREPAERSALLRSRLAGRRMCIVLDDAGSAAQVRPLLPGAGACAVLVTSRIRLPDLAGARAVDVDLLPEAEAARLLQGIVGAERVAAEPESAAAILRQCGHLPLAIRVAGAKLTHRPGWTLKLLADRLRDERRRLDELRVGDLAVRASVTLSYDLLPMSAATAFRGLGLLGPVQFPPWAVAAVLGRRDAEDVLDVLVDGHLVELVGSDSAGQPRYRLHDLLRVYAVELAEQSDAAKTRAGLRRVLTGYLALALEAARRMPLHFFGMYRDEELPRPEVPADVLPDDPAAWFAAERHTSVAAVSLAAENGFDDLAWQLASALTPYFDLRGHQDDWHSTHLIALAAARRTGSLRAEAIVQRNLGQYLLYQDEYAGSRVAFEESRTLFERVGDSQGVGIALTGLATILRIEGEDDRALDHCHEALKLFAEADDPHGEAVARIGAGAVWMSRGCYAAAKRWFTDALELSASIGDRHREAHAFKRLGLLFQHQGNLAAAREHVDRAIAIFTDLGDDHCVGYANQNLGELCLHSGDFAHAQLLLVNSLSVHRRNGDRRSEAEVSQLLGELHRALSQPERSRDYSERALAIWRELSSARPAEPAVPAEPPHIVSA, from the coding sequence ATGGGGGAACTCATCGGGCAGGTTGAGACCACCTCGCTGACCATCCGCGTCCTCGGCCCGCTGGAAGTCACCGCCGCCGGGCAGGTGATCGCGCTGGGCGGGCCGAAACCCCGGCTGCTGCTGGCCGCGCTGGCGCTGCAGCCGAACGTCGTCGTGTCCACCGACGTGCTGGTCGAGGTGCTGTGGCCGGAATCCGCCCCCCGGTCGGCGGCGGCGAACATCCGCACGTACGTCCATTCGCTGCGAAGGCGCTTCGCCGAAATCGACCCCGGTCTCGGCGAGCGGATCAGCAGCCGCGCGTCCGGCTACCTGCTGACCGCGTCCCCGGACGAACTGGACCACCTCGCCTTCGCCGCGCTGGCGGCCGAGGCGCAGGAAGAGCTCGACGGCGACCGCGCCGAGAGCGCTCTCAAGCTCCTCGACCGGGCCGACGCGCTGTGGCGCGGCGAAGTCCTCGAAGGACTCCCGCACGACCACAGCTGGGGCGCGACCGTCGCCCGGCTCGCCGAACTCCGGCTTTCGGTGCAGGAACAGCGCCTGCGCGCGCGGATCGGCCTCGGCCGCTGCGGCGAGGCCGTCGCCGAGCTGCGTGGGCTGGTCACCGAGCACCCGCTGCGCGAAGAGCTCTGGGCGCAGCTGATCGTCGCGTTGCAGGCCGCCGGCCGGACCGCGGACGCGATCGAGGCGTACGAGTCGGCCGAGCGCGTCCTGCGCGAAGAACTCGGCGCGCAGCCGGGCGCGAGGTTGCGCGAGCTGCGCGCGACGCTGGTGCCCGAAAGCATCGCCGCCCCGCGTCCCGCCGACGTCGCCCCGGTCTGCCAGCTGCCGCTCGACCTGCCCGACTTCACCGGCCGCGACGACGTGATCGGCGAAGTCACCGCCCTGATGCGGGAGCGCGCCGACTCCGGCGCCCCCGCCGTGATCGTGCTGTCGGGCGCGCCCGGGGTCGGGAAGTCCGCGGTCGCCGTCCGGGTCGCGCACGCGGTCCGCGAGGAGTTCGCCGACGGCCAGCTGCACGTCGACCTGGCCGGCACGTCGTCGTCGCCGCGGGCGCCGATGGGCGTGCTCGCCGAGCTGCTGCACGCGCTCGGCGTCCCGGACGCGGGCCTGCCGCGGGAGCCGGCCGAGCGGTCGGCGCTGCTGCGGTCGCGGCTGGCCGGGCGGCGGATGTGCATCGTGCTCGACGACGCCGGGAGCGCCGCCCAGGTGCGGCCGCTGCTGCCCGGGGCCGGCGCGTGCGCGGTGCTGGTGACCAGCCGGATCCGGCTGCCCGACCTGGCCGGCGCGCGGGCGGTCGACGTCGACCTGCTGCCCGAGGCCGAGGCCGCGCGGCTGCTGCAGGGCATCGTCGGCGCCGAGCGGGTGGCCGCCGAGCCGGAGAGCGCGGCGGCGATCCTCCGCCAGTGCGGGCACCTGCCGCTGGCGATCCGGGTGGCCGGCGCGAAGCTCACGCACCGGCCGGGCTGGACGCTGAAGCTGCTGGCCGACCGGCTGCGCGACGAGCGCCGTCGACTCGACGAACTGCGCGTCGGCGACCTCGCCGTCCGGGCGAGCGTGACGCTGTCCTACGACCTGCTGCCGATGTCGGCGGCCACCGCGTTCCGCGGGCTCGGGCTGCTCGGGCCGGTCCAGTTCCCGCCGTGGGCAGTCGCGGCCGTGCTGGGCCGCAGGGATGCCGAAGACGTGCTCGACGTGCTGGTCGACGGCCACCTCGTCGAGCTGGTCGGCTCCGATTCGGCCGGGCAGCCGCGCTACCGGCTCCACGACCTGCTGCGCGTGTACGCCGTCGAGCTGGCCGAACAGAGTGACGCGGCCAAGACGCGGGCCGGGCTGCGCCGGGTCCTGACCGGCTACCTGGCGCTGGCGCTGGAGGCCGCGCGCCGGATGCCGCTGCACTTCTTCGGCATGTACCGCGACGAGGAGCTGCCGCGCCCGGAGGTGCCCGCCGACGTCCTGCCCGACGACCCGGCGGCGTGGTTCGCGGCCGAACGGCACACCAGCGTCGCGGCGGTTTCGCTGGCCGCGGAGAACGGCTTCGACGACCTGGCCTGGCAGCTGGCGTCGGCCCTGACGCCGTACTTCGACCTGCGCGGCCACCAGGACGACTGGCACAGCACGCACCTCATCGCCCTGGCCGCGGCCCGCCGGACGGGCTCGCTGCGCGCGGAGGCGATCGTCCAGCGCAACCTCGGGCAGTACCTGCTCTACCAGGACGAATACGCCGGTTCGCGGGTGGCGTTCGAGGAGTCCCGGACGTTGTTCGAGCGGGTCGGCGACTCCCAAGGCGTCGGCATCGCGCTGACCGGGCTCGCGACGATCCTGCGCATCGAGGGCGAGGACGACCGCGCGCTCGACCACTGTCACGAGGCACTGAAGCTGTTCGCGGAGGCGGACGACCCGCACGGCGAAGCGGTGGCGCGCATCGGCGCGGGCGCGGTCTGGATGTCCCGAGGCTGCTACGCGGCGGCGAAGCGCTGGTTCACCGACGCTCTCGAGCTGTCGGCGTCGATCGGCGACCGGCACCGCGAGGCGCACGCGTTCAAGCGCCTGGGCCTGCTGTTCCAGCACCAGGGCAACCTGGCGGCGGCCCGCGAGCACGTCGACCGCGCGATCGCGATCTTCACCGACCTCGGCGACGACCATTGTGTGGGGTACGCGAACCAGAACCTGGGTGAGCTGTGCCTGCACAGCGGGGATTTCGCGCACGCTCAGCTGCTGCTGGTGAACTCGCTGTCGGTGCACCGCCGCAACGGGGACCGGCGGTCGGAGGCGGAGGTTTCGCAGCTGCTCGGTGAGCTGCACCGGGCGCTTTCGCAGCCGGAGCGGTCGAGGGATTACTCGGAGCGCGCTCTGGCGATCTGGCGCGAGCTGTCCTCGGCCCGCCCCGCGGAGCCCGCGGTTCCCGCCGAGCCCCCGCACATCGTTTCCGCCTGA